The sequence below is a genomic window from Gossypium hirsutum isolate 1008001.06 chromosome A11, Gossypium_hirsutum_v2.1, whole genome shotgun sequence.
TTTTAGAATTTCTTGCTTTCGCCTTCGTTTTTGCTAAAATagatacaaaattacaaaatttataattggACATGTTGTCTGTCATTTTGTCACCTTTCATTTAATCatttcgatttttttatttttaaaaaataatttctgattttattcatttttttgtttaaatatctCAAATGAAAAAAAACAGGTGGCTTAATTTCATACGAGGGGCACGGACCGAGCACACGCTTGGGGTAATGTAATTTTTTCCTCTTAATTTGTTACTTAAGTTTGTATTGCTatctataattatatattttttattttgatacttaaatttaGTAATATGGTGAATTTCAAgtctttataaaatttaattttaaggattaaaatgaatttaatcGTCAAATctagaatataaaaattatattaacccttattataattataaaaatctaaggctctaaaaaaaatgaaaaacacagccaaaaagaaaaagtttgattgaaaattttaagtgtttTTATATTCTGGTATTAAAAGTAAAAGAcctactttttaaaaaaaaatttatatagtgAAGGTATGAAATTGCAATTTAACCCATTTGACTTGTTGGAAGGAAAAATTCAATGGTTTTAcggcaaaaataaataaattaattgtgtTAATCTTGCCACCTCAAGTACTCATATTGTTTTCATTCTTGTTAAAACCTTTATACGTTAATACTAATATCAGATAAGTATTATCTAATTTTATTGactattttacaaataaataataatagtaataataatatattactatatttatataaatatatattagttttcCAAACGTGAAAGCTAAGGgttagattagattagattaggTTTAATTGTTTTagaaatgataattttaaaatatcataattgataatataatattattgagGATAAGATTGTAACTCCAACTCTTAAATTTTTCgactaaattttttttctcaattctgTTGAGAATTTAAGTGCTTGAAGAGATTGTGGTAGGTTTACAGAGTACGAGCATCTCATTGGACCTAACTTAAGTGATCTAATAATCAATGGCGAAGCCATGAATTATTTTAGAGGGgcgaaatttataaaaatttttaacaggtcaaaatataaatttaccgTGTAaccatttataattatattattttaagggacttaatataattttatttattttttgaggattaaagtataatttgatcatttattaatttacaatttaaacattctTAATGGGCTACGtaataatttttccattttaagaGGTTAAGGGCTTGCCTACCCCAACAATGAGCTATATGTTGCAGGGCTAAGGTTCAAATGGTATACTTTCTCAACCACTAGATGATATACTCTTATTCTGTGAATTTGTCATTGATGCCTCTTCAAGCATTCGAGTTTAGAGGTAAAACTCCCACTAaagataatataattattatattgagggttaaatttaaaataacaagaaaacatggaaattattatattaactttttgagtgtttttatttttggtatttttcaattaaatttagttgataatttttttttagtttttaggaGAAGGgtcacaataaaaaataaaactaaaaaattttgcaatgttgaaatttaaaatttttatactcaagactaaattgacaaaatatataaatattaaatgttaaaaaattattattataccaattttaaaaaggcaataaattaatttttcgtTAATAACTGTTGGTGACTAAAAACATAATTGAAAAATCGAGtgatagattttataattttcattattAATCACTATAAAAATTTGTGTtacaaaactttatttttaaaacatcttTTAATAAAGTATTCGAATCAATTGCTGGTGGAGAAGATCACCAACACGTGCTAAACGTGATAACTGATTTGATACCCCGTCTGCCTCCCTAAAGTCACATTCTTGTTGTAATGACAGTTTGCATGGCCATTTCATTGTTTGCCACGTatctatatttattatattatgacTGTAATATGTGAAGAAATTTAGGTTAAAATTCGTTGTTGGtcgttatatttttataaaatttaagatttaatctcaaAAAAATacagaataaaaaatatatttatgatttttttaaattttaagaagaTAATACATTGAACCTAAACGACGACCTTTCACCATCTTTGGCTATGTTTAAAAAACAGTGTATTATccaaaataattcaataaaaataaaaataaatgaaataaaataaagattatcTAAAGGAAATAAAGCATCCCACTCATAATTTAGACTCTAATCCGCCTAGCAAATACTATTTAAATTTTgcatgaattaaatgaattaaaatataatttaaaactgATTTGAATTAAGTATCGATTTAAAATAAGAAATTCAGCTTATTAAAatatgaacaaattaaattaaaattttaatttttatgattttttataaattatttaattaaaatagataaacGATTGTGAAAAcctatttaaaaattcataaaatcattttttaattataaaatctcAAACTTCTCACAGACACGTCACACGTGATAAACGTGACAACAGATTTGACACCACGGTTCTGCCCCCAAACTTTCGAAAAAAGAGAACAGTTTGCATGGCCCTTTGATTTTGTTTCCTTGTTTGACATATACGAATGATATACATAATCATTCCAATCCTTTATATAACAAAGtttcattattataaatataatactttcaaaggaaaaaatatataaaattcagaCACCACAATTGTAATATgaagaaaaaatgtaaaattttacttttacacACTAGCTGCTGCTGCCAACTCAGCTAGTAGTTGGAAAAAAATACACACTAACTCgggattaaaaattataaatatacaaattattaaacttataaaattacattttaactccttataaaaacacataatttaatTCTAGCtcccaaaaaaattttaacttcgcCACTAATCATGATCATCCTAAATATTGAAGGTAGATAATATTATGCTCTTAAACATGTTCAATCCCGTATCCTTTAAGATGTTGTAACAATTACTGCAATATGTCCTATCCGCATCCCTATAGACCTAAATTTACtattaataaaattgttaaatccatcctaataaattattaatgtttcAAAGCTTCGAATAaggtaagtttaaaaaaaaaacaatgaaatgTAGTGCAATGAATGTTTATTTCGTCCCTTAATCATGTAATTAAAAGTTCAATTTCTACTCATGAGAACAGAGcacattttatattaattatttactttttcaGGAAACAcccataacaaaaatattaatcatatttgtcaatcttaaataacttaattgcacttaaaaatatattttcatcttttaaaaaataataaaaattaaaaataataatatcatgAGATCCCCAAAATCTTTGAAAGCTAGTCGATGACCAATCATCACCAATGTGTTGTCcaaaaaataaaagcaattaTGGGATCCATTTATCTAAAATCAagtttgatgaaaaaaaaaagattatataaaagTAAAGAAGCATTGCTACTCCTTTATGAGCAATAATGCAAAAACTCTATTTAGGCTTTAATTTGATGGAAAATGTGGATATGATATTTGacaatatgataattaaattagtCTCTAATTAGAAATGAGAGGAATTTcgcttttttataaaaatacgaGCACGGTTGCAAATTGTGAAATAATTCATTCAGAATTATGGGTCATATTAGATGGGTTGCAAATAGCTCTTGATCGTGACTATCAGAAAGTTATCATTCGGACGGATAATCTTAAAGTTGTTAACCTCATTCACGAAAGAGTTCGTGAAGGTTCTAATTCTACTTTAGTTAGGAGAATTTTTAAAACTTCTGAGCCACTGGAATCTTCAACATATTCCCAGAGAAGAGAATAGAATTATATACAGGATAGTCAATCTCAGGCGAGACAGTGAACCGGGGTTGCGGTTAGTTGATAAGAATCATATGATGAATTTCCtaatatttgatatttgagttgtaatttcttttcacaaaaaaaaaataaagtgcaAAAACTCTATTTAGGCTTTAATTTGATGGAAAATGTGGATATGATATTTGACAAGACGATAATTAAATTAGTCTCTAATTAGTAATGAGAGGGATTTTgctttttttatcaaaatacttgaaattttttattatttacaaaaacaattcactttaaaaattatgtatgtaaattatttattttgaagagTAAATGTTGGTGATATCATTGTCATTGGTGTCAtcatcttcaatttttttaaaaaatatttttaaggaatatatttggataatttaaataaaaattttatatagttgtttaagtttattttttaaaaaataaaatttggaaaaaaatatttttgttattcttatattttttaaatgttatttaaatttaatttcaaaagagAACAGACCTAACATGCAAATAAATCAAAAGGTTGAAAACATATAATTGGTTCCCACTAGGAATGGCATCACCCTTTTCTCATCCAATCTAAAAAGGGTAATTGCTTCATCAAGTCTCtaaacattttatataattatatttcagTCCAGTGTCGTCAATGGCAACAGCGACActcaaaaaagttattttttttaaactagaGGCGCTAACACCAATGGCAATGGCGTCATCAATGTTTACTGTTCAAAACAAATAATTTACGTACATAATTTTTAAAGCGAGTTATTTTTTGtaagtaattaaaaattttggatatttttataaaaaaagctgAGGGTTTTctctcaaaatataatttttaaaaatttaaaattttaaaactatttataaaaaagtagataattttttaatttagtcataagttaatttgaataattatacTTTGATCCtctcaaaaaattaataatattttaatttaatcatttaaaaattataaaaatatgagttGATgcaatgatgaaattacatttaactcttatcaaattttataacttaattccTACCGTtgagattttttttctaattttaccctTGCTTCGATTTAATGATTTTAAGAGAATATTGTACgaattgtaaaaagaaaaaaaaatcttaaaagacTTGTATCAAAAATACATCTAAGGTTATATCTTTCCTTTGACTGCTACCCACTTTGGAAAATTACTGTTAAGCCTTCAAAAATAATAACGTTTCATATTTGTCATATTAAATGGCACAAAATTTGTCAaccatatattaaaataattctccCACTTGTTAATTCTTATAATAAACCAGCTTTGTTTCCTGTTCAAATGACAAAATCCCCTTcacttaatttgattaaatttatatccaaaattaaattaatatcaatgTTTCAACTTGCTTTTGtttatattctatttttaataaatttttattttggatttttccaTTAAAAATGCTTACATAATCTGATTCGGTGTCTACGTCTATCTTTTGGCGGCCCATTTCAatctttatatataatttattattattattttatatatttatatgattgaaaATCGTTTGTCAATTCTTTCGCTCTTATTTTCCACAGGGAAAATGTCGAAACTtgggagtttttttttctttgtaaaatAAAAGTTGATTTTATATAAAGTTGTTGAGTGTTGGCCTTTCATGgcttcttttaaaataataatattatatgaattaagtATTAAACTCTGACTATAACTCTTTCTTCCTATCACAAAACTTGATATGGATTATCCtatacttattatttattatcgtAATTATCTGCAATTTATGGAAATCTAAACTTATTTAAGAGTTAAATTATTCGTTTAAATTTAATGATTGGTTTAAAATTAGAGAATATGgataaaaatatcaaacataaAAATTGGACTTGagcaaaaaaaatatgaattggaCTCAGGCTAGAGTCTGTTCGAACTCAACccctttttttatgtttataatgtattatattatgtaatttataatagtAGAAAATTGAATCTGTAGTAATATATAATGCTATAATGTAAAGAGTAATATTTCAATGCACCATCAATAAATAACATCATTAAATTAAACGAAAAACATGGAGGACTTgtaaataatactaataatttatttaaatataattaaatatttaagtctccgctgtattttttttatataataatgaaGTGCATAAGACTTATGTACCGATAATGCATAGAATATTCTCTCATaatgtaaatatttgaaaattgttaagttctttatatatatttaataaatgaaataatacaatattattaaatacttttttgtaaaaatgaatataaatattattgaacaaaattttaaactcatgtTTTGAGTCAAACTAAACTTGGACAAACATAAACTATATTAATATCATGCTCGAACTCGACTTGACTCACGAACACCTCTAACATAAAGGAACGAAGCAAAATTTTTATGTGAaactattatattaaattataattttacaattttttagaGGAACTTGTAtataagaaaatttcaaaaacaatttaccattttagagagagaaaattttatatctattattgtgctacttttttttttttcgttgAACTGTAAGAGAATgacaaaattttaacaacaatacAATTAACACGATTTAAACCCGAACTCCACTTAAAACAATAAACATTCTAACCATCATGCTAACACATAAAATTCTACCCTCCTCCGTATCTAAGGGCAAAACTTTTGCCTCCAAAAATGTGACCCCTAAATATACTATAgggtattaatattttataagtttatCTAATGTTTTTGCATTACGTCTAggaatattaaatataaattttttcgaAGCCCCTAACCCTACAACCCTATGTGATTAATTTGGACCATAAAACTGAAATGGCTTAAAATATATTCTAATAATATGACAAGCTGCACGTCACAAAGCGTTGTTTAAaaaattggttgattaaattaGTTTGGACTTTTGATAATTCAAATCGTTTAAACTATGCAAATAAAGaatttaagtattaaataaataatgttaAACTTAAACAAGTGTCAGCctgattataaaaaattaaattacgtttccttttcataaaaaaataatataaactattaagTAAATATCTTATCTTTATCTATAAAAAAACAGACCacaacttattttttattttttttcaaattatgacGAGTGTGTCAACTTGTAGTATACAATTAGAATTGGCAATTCATGCGTTGATGTTATGGTTGTATATATATAGCTGTGtttgtgttattttatatttatataaattttgataagcTTTTTGTATTTGCGTCATTTTCGTGTATATTCGTAGGTAGAATTTTATGtaagtttgaattttatttaattatttaattatttttttatttaatattaaatatatattattttgttatggGTTGTTTAttgattaataataaatattatgtactgtagttaaaaattatataaatgaattatgataaatgtaatgtaatttagtatatttaataggttaaaatgtatgaaaaattatttttaataaaatattaataattatattttaaaaataaaatatatttatgtgcgattattttaattttcactttcttttttttttattatgctCGATTTATAAGAATcgaataattataataattacttGAACATGCCATTTATACGtaaattataaacaattacaCTTAAACCCATATATTTTCGCATTCATATTAAGCTAGACAGTTTGCTTAGTCCAACTTCGGTTAAGTTTGGATATTTTTTTTTTGTCGTGAGTGAGTTCAAAttcaaattgaataataaaaatatttttaaaatttaatttaataaaaaaatataaatattaatataaaaaaacaccTTCAATGTTTTAGCCGTGAAAATGAACCGACatggttgaatttgaaaatttttgagttttttttttttttttaaagctttACCATTATAAATAGAGTTCATTCacaagtataaatatatgtacagGTAATAACAACGTTAAGTCAAACtaacataaaatataatcaaCAAAGAACTAAAAAGAATATGAGTAAGACTGAGATGCGTGCATAAAAAGAGACTCGAATCTGAATGTTAAAAGAACCGAATTTTCTCAACAATGCCACGCCTCGTTGATAGTTTATATGGTATATTTTTTATTGTCGTCTTGCTATTATGTTGCAAATTTGGGTCATTTTCAGATGAAGTTGATGGGCTATAAGGCTGGCCCAAATACTTCCTTAAGACAAGCCGAACCATAATTTTAGACCCGACCCGATCATATCTTTTACCAAATCTTTCGGGGCATTTACTATTTAGCCGTCCCTTAAACCCTCATCAAAACCCTAACAAATCAGAACCCATAACCCTACCTTTTTCCTTCGTTACATCGCAAAAGATGGCCCTTTTCAAACCAGCCTTCCTCAATCACCTCAAAATCCTCGCCCATCCCCGCCACCGTTCGCCGCCCTCTTTTATTGCTCTCCGCTGCCTCTCATTTAGCACCCCAGAAGAAGCCGCCGCCGAACGCCGCCGCCGCAAGCGTCGTCTCCGAGTCGAACCGCCACTCTCGTTTGCCCAGCGCTCTCAACAACAGGCTCAGCAGGTGGCTCCACCGAAACCGATCCAAAACCCGAACGCCCCTAAAGTTCCCGAACCCGTCACTGCGCTAACCGGCAACCGTCTCAACCTCCACAACAAGATCTTGAAGCTCATCCGTGAAAACGACCTCGATGAGGCCGCTCTATACACGCGCCACTCTGTTTATTCCAATTGCCGCCCCACGATTTACACTGTCAACGCCGTATTAAACGCCCAGCTACGCCAATCGAAATACGCCGATCTCCTCTCCCTGCATCGGTTCATAACCCTAGCTGGAATTGCCCCAAATGTGATCACACACAATCTTATCTTCCAAACTTACCTCGACTGCAAAAAACCCGATACTGCCCTCGAACATTACAAGCAGTTCATCAATGAGTCCCCTGTGAATCCTTCTCCTACTACTTACAGGATTTTAGTGAAAGGGCTTGTGGATAATGGGAAATTCGAGAAGGCTTTGGAAATGAAGGAGGAAATGGCGGAGAAAGGTTTGGCTCCTGACCCTATCGTTTATAGTTTTTTAATGTTTGGTTCTGCCAAGAACGGTGATTCAGATGGGATTTTTAAGCTTTTTGAggaattaaaagagaaaaaagatgGGGTTTTGGAAGATGGGGTCGTTTATGGGAGTTTAATGAACGGGTATTTCATGAAGGGAATGGAGAAAGAAGCTAAGGAGTGTTATGAACAAGCTTGTGGAGAGAATTCAAAGGTTAAAATGAGTGCTGTTGCTTATAATTATGTTCTGGATGCATTAAGTAAGAATGGTAAATTCGATGAGGCTTTAAGGTTGTTTGATAGGATGAAAAATGAGCATAGCCCTCCTAGGAGGTTAGCTGTGAATTTGGGGAGCTTTAATGTGATTGTCGATGGATATTGCGCTGAAGGTAAGTTTAAGGAAGCCATTGATGTTTTTAAGTCAATGCGTGATTATAGGTGTAGTCCGGATACTTTGTCGTTTAACAATTTGATTGATCAATTATGTCGAAATGGATTGTTGTGTGAAGCAGAGGAACTATATGGTGGAATGGGAGATGAAGGGATTAGCCCTGATGAGTATACTTATGTTTTGCTGATGGATGCTTGTTTTAAAACGGGTAGAATCGATGATGGGGCTTCATATTTTAGGAAGATGGTGGAGGCAGGTTTGAGGCCGAACTTGGCTGTTTATAATCGATTGGTTGATGAATTGGTTAAAGTTGGGAAAGTAGACGAGGCAAAAACATTTTATGATACTATGGTGAAGAAGCTTAAGATGGATGATTCGAGCTATAAGTTTATAATGAAAGCGCTTAGCGATGTGGGGAAGTTCGATGATGTGCTGAAAATGGTTGATGAGATGTTGGAAGAGGAAAGCTCTGATTTCACTGAGGAGTTGCACGAATATGTTAAAGAGTTGTTAAGAAATGTAGGGAGAGAAGATGATTTAACAAAGCTTATGGAGGAGAAAGAGAGAATTAAAGCTGAAGCTAAAGCTCGAGAAATTGAAGCTGCAGAAGCAGCCAAGAGAAGTGCAAAAGCGGCTGTCTCATCTATTCTTCCATCTAAGTTATTTGGGAAGAAAGAAGATGAATCTGACTCAACCGTGGCAAATGAAAATGGTGAAGTGCCGGATGAAGATGAGAGTGAAGGGTCTATTGAGGAAGCTACCGTTATGGAGTCGGTTTCAGATTCGAATCCTGTTGATGCAAAGCAACCATTCTGATAGCAGGAAGTAGCTCCGTTGTTTTGAAGGATAAGGTAAGATCTAATATGTTCATTTATGGACTTAATTTTATCAGCTTGTGTATCTGTAATTAGGGGATTAAAGAAAATTAGGTTCTAGAGTCACTCTCTGATTTCTAAATATTGATGGCAATACTGGTTGAATAATTGTTGTTAGAAAGATCAGAGAGAAGCAATTGAGACTTGTCATTCAAAATTATATGA
It includes:
- the LOC107923925 gene encoding pentatricopeptide repeat-containing protein At3g49240, mitochondrial, producing MALFKPAFLNHLKILAHPRHRSPPSFIALRCLSFSTPEEAAAERRRRKRRLRVEPPLSFAQRSQQQAQQVAPPKPIQNPNAPKVPEPVTALTGNRLNLHNKILKLIRENDLDEAALYTRHSVYSNCRPTIYTVNAVLNAQLRQSKYADLLSLHRFITLAGIAPNVITHNLIFQTYLDCKKPDTALEHYKQFINESPVNPSPTTYRILVKGLVDNGKFEKALEMKEEMAEKGLAPDPIVYSFLMFGSAKNGDSDGIFKLFEELKEKKDGVLEDGVVYGSLMNGYFMKGMEKEAKECYEQACGENSKVKMSAVAYNYVLDALSKNGKFDEALRLFDRMKNEHSPPRRLAVNLGSFNVIVDGYCAEGKFKEAIDVFKSMRDYRCSPDTLSFNNLIDQLCRNGLLCEAEELYGGMGDEGISPDEYTYVLLMDACFKTGRIDDGASYFRKMVEAGLRPNLAVYNRLVDELVKVGKVDEAKTFYDTMVKKLKMDDSSYKFIMKALSDVGKFDDVLKMVDEMLEEESSDFTEELHEYVKELLRNVGREDDLTKLMEEKERIKAEAKAREIEAAEAAKRSAKAAVSSILPSKLFGKKEDESDSTVANENGEVPDEDESEGSIEEATVMESVSDSNPVDAKQPF